In Sphaerisporangium krabiense, the DNA window GCGGGCGCGGTCCCGGGGATCGAGTGCGTGACGACCGGCGGGGCCAGGCGGGGGTGCGGTGGTGAGTTCTCGCAGGGTGCCGGCCATGGCGGCGGGGGTGGTGGTGTCCCGCTTCTCTCCGGGGCGCCACTCGTTGAGCTCGGTCTCCCGTCGGTCGAGGCGGGAGACCTTGTCGTCGAGCGCGCGGAAGTAGCGGGTCAGCCCGGCCGGTCCGCCGATCTGCTTCAGCAGCATGTTGGCCGCGGTGTTGTCGCTGCGGGTGAGGGCGGCCTCGCACAGCCGGGCGACGGTCAGGCCGTCCTTCACGTGCTTCTCGGTGACCGGCGAGTTCGGCTTCACCTCGGCTCGCGTCCAGTGGACGACCCGGTTCATGAGGCCGGGGTCGGACGTGCGGGCCTTGTCCAGGACGGCCGCGGCGGCCGTCGCCTTGAAGGTGGACAGCATGGGAAACCGTTCGCCGGAGCGGTGGGCGAACGTCCTGCCGGTGGCCGTGTCGATGGCGTACGCGCCGATGCGGCCCTTGAACGACTTCTCCAGCGCGCGCAGGCGGCGGCGGGCGTCGGCCTCGCGGGAGGGGGCCTGAGGGTCTTCGCGGACGGACGGCGCAACCGCGGCCGTTCCGGGCGGCGTGGTCCCGGCCGTTCCGCGCGGGGCGGTCGTGGCGGGCGTCCGGGGTGTCGCCGAGGCCGAGGGCGTCCCGCAGGCGGCGCCTGGCAGCAGGAGGGAGATCGCCAGGCCGGTCGCCTTGAGGGCCGCGGCGACGCGGCGGGGTGACGGGTCTCGCATTTCACTTCCTTCGCTCTCGATCGACGGAGTGAAAGAAGGACATCAGACCGAAATGGAGACCGTCCAATATCGACGGC includes these proteins:
- the bla gene encoding class A beta-lactamase, which encodes MRDPSPRRVAAALKATGLAISLLLPGAACGTPSASATPRTPATTAPRGTAGTTPPGTAAVAPSVREDPQAPSREADARRRLRALEKSFKGRIGAYAIDTATGRTFAHRSGERFPMLSTFKATAAAAVLDKARTSDPGLMNRVVHWTRAEVKPNSPVTEKHVKDGLTVARLCEAALTRSDNTAANMLLKQIGGPAGLTRYFRALDDKVSRLDRRETELNEWRPGEKRDTTTPAAMAGTLRELTTAPPPGPAGRHALDPRDRARLNAWLRANKTGDTRIRAGLPETWLVGDKTGSSSSYGSANDIAIAHPPGGAPLIMAIYTSRHAADAPYDDKTVATSATILARALGKL